The genomic segment CCTTCTAGCAGTGCTGGTTGGCACGGAGCAACAAGTGCTGGCATCCTCAGCTACTTGAGATACCTGCAAAACCAATTCAAGCATGACATACACATTCTAACTTGTAAGTCTTATTATTGAgggaaacaagaaataaaaacacttaatGAGAGGCAAGAAATCATGTCAAATATGCAGCACCTCTGATTGAGCACTCATTGAACCATTTGATGTAGTATCAAATTTTGTGGTCAGCTTTGGGCATCCATCCACCTCCAACTTCTTCAAATGAGGGAACAAGAAATTAGAACATCCGAGACTAAAGGAGGAAATACTTGGTAATTGTACAAGCAACAACTCCTGCAGATCAGGGAGCACCATCTCCTTCTCAATATTAGCAGGTGAAGCATGATCATCCTGCCCAAATACTCCCAATAATTGAGAGGATTTTCTCACTTTAAGTTTTCGGAGCTTTTTGAGACCTGAAGCCATGGCTATCGGGAAGAGACTCTTCAACTTGTTGCATCCTGTGATCTCAAGTCGACACAAATTAGGGAAGCATGAAGATTGGAGATCACTTCCTGAAAATATCTGAtccttttcatcatcattatcctTAGCAACGATTTGCTCCAATTCCTCACAAGCTGATATCTCTAGAAGTTTCAGTTGAACTAGACTAGCAATCATGCTGTCTGTGAATACATGTGTCAGTCTCTTACAGTCGTTCACCTTCAAAGTAGTCAAATTGCTCGGCAGGAGAACCTTCCATATACACCTCAAGTCTGGCAATAAGTTCAAGCGTAATGTTTCCAAACTAACGAGTGAAAGTTCATGCCCACCTCTTTTATTAGTTACCAAACGTCCAACTTGCATTAAATCTTGTACTCCTTCCAAGTTtccaatatatatttctttcaaattcataaacccctgcatcaaaagaaaacaagggtACCAATTTGTTAGATGTAATTCATAGTAATTATTGCGCACTTTTAAAACTAAAGGAGAGGCAagaaatcaagtcaaatcagcAGCACCTCTAATTGAGCACTCATTGAGTCATTTGATGTAGTAGCAGATTCTGTGGTCAGCTTTGGGCATCCATCCACCTCCAACTTCTTCAAATGAGGGAACAAGAAATTAGAACATCCGAGACTGAAGGAGGAAATACTTGGTAATTGTACAAGCAACAACTCCTGCAGATCAGGGAGCACCATCTCCTTCTCAATATTAGCAGGTGAAGCATGATCATCCTGCCCAAATACTCCCAATAATTGAGAGGATTTTCTCACTTTAAGTTTTCGGAGCTTTTTGAGACCTGAAGCCATGGCTATCGGGAAGAGACTCTTCAACTTGTTGCATCCTGTGATCTCAAGTCGACACAAATTAGGGAAGCATGAAGATTGGAGATCACTTCCTGAAAATATCTGAtccttttcatcatcattatcctTAGCAACGATTTGCTCCAATTCCTCACAAGCTGATATCTCTAGAAGTTTCAGTTGAACTAGACTAGCAATCATGCTGTCTGTGAATACATGTGTCAGTCTCTTACAGTCGTTCACCTTCAAAGTAGTCAAATTGCTCGGCAGGAGAACCTTCCATATACACCTCAAGTCTGGCAATAAGTTCAAGCGTAATGTTTCCAAACTAACGAGTGAAAGTTCATGCCCACCTCTTTTATTAGTTACCAAACGTCCAACTTGCATTAAATCTTGTACTCCTTCCAAGTTtccaatatatatttctttcaaattcataaacccctgcatcaaaagaaaacaagggtACCAATTTGTTAGATGTAATTCATAGTAATTATTGCGCACTTTTAAAACTAAAGGAGAGGCAagaaatcaagtcaaatcagcAGCACCTCTAATTGAGCACTCATTGAGTCATTTGATGTAGTAGCAGATTCTGTGGTCAGCTTTGGGCATCCATCCACCTCCAACTTCTTCAAATGAGGGAACAAGAAATTAGAACATCCGAGACTGAAGGAGGAAATACTTGGTAATTGTACAAGCAACAACTCCTGCAGATCAGGGAGCACCATCTCCTTCTCAACATTGACAGGTGAAGCATGATCATCCTGCCCAAATACTCCCAATAATTGAGAGGATTTCCTTACTTTAAGTTCTCGGAGCTTTTTGAGACCTGAAGCCATGGCTACCGGGAAGAGACTCTTTAACTTGTTGCATGCTGTGATCTCAAGTCGACACAAATTAGGGAAGCATGCTGATTGGAGATCACTCCCTGACAATATCTGattattttcatcatcattatcctTTGCAATGATTTGTTCCAATTCCTCACAGTCTGATATCTCTAGAATTTTCAGTTGAATTAGACTAGCGATCATGCTGTTTGTGAATACATGTGTCACTCTCTGACACCTTTTCACCTCCAAAGTAGTCAAATTGCATGGCACGAGACCCTTCCATATACTCCTCAAGTCAGGCACAAGCAGGGAGGACAACTTCAATGTTTCCAAACTTGTAAGCCCCtgcatcaaaagaaaataagggTACCAATTTGTTAGATATAATTCCTAGTAATTTTTGTGCACTTCGAAactattatataattttgttaaaatagaTGAACCAATTATCCCCAATACCGAAATACTTATCAACAAGAAGATATAGATAGACAAGGCAACGGGTCATGggaatataaaatcattatttttttcataaaaaaagtgaaaacaaattgtaaaaaaaatgaaaaaaatattaaaaaaaatatgttttttgaattcaataCAAATTTGGTGCTTTTGAAGTTCTTGGAAtgagaaaatattgtatttaaaaagaaagtttcaatttttactttttaactcTAAttgtttagaagaaaaaaaccaaatacgAAGCTTTATTGTCCTGTCTAAATACTTTCCATTAATTGGCGGAAGAGCCACAATTTCACTCCTTTTAAATTCAGTGGATGGCTAAAGGATTTGCTAGCATTTATGCATTTACTTTAGTTTTAGAAATCTGAAggaagaaataagaaattacATTACAGTAATTGATGTCTAACTTCCTAAGCCAATTTAAATCATCAATTAAATTCAGTGGATGGCTAAAGGATTTGCTAGCATTTATGCATTACTTTAGTCTTAGAAATCTAAAggaagaaataagaaattatcACAATGTATTGAATttgacaatttaaatttaaaaggaaaaaatcagGGGAGAAATATAAAGGACGTACTTGTAGTTGTGCCAACAAATTACCCAATTCTTCGTGGCCGTGATGCGTAGACATTTCAAAGACGGCAATTGGACAGCAAAATCCTTTGGACCAAAAAAGCTGCACTTTGAAAGAGACAATTTTCTTAGCTGAGGGAAGTCGATGATGCCATCTTTAATTTTAGACTTGACGATGATGTCATCTCCTTCTGCACTGTAGAATACCTGCTTTAAATTGCCAGCTGAATGAATCTCCATCTCTTCGAAGTTCTGAAGACTTGGAGACACGGAGACAGGGAAGACATATTCAAGTTTTCTTACAAGTAAAATAAGGATACAGAACGTGAGAGTGAGTCATTACAAGTAAAATAGGCATTGAGAGAATGAGAATACTAATTTTATTACCTTAATTTGTGAAAATATATGCGGAAAGCACCGGTACTGACTGCTCAATAGTAAAATATAGCGAGAGGAACAAAAGGAGAAGGCCTTTAGCTCTGCATGAAAGCCAGCTTCAAGAGCATCAAGGCAAGGTATAAGAAGAACGATAAACATTTAATTCCTTGTCCTAACATAACAATTATTTACACAATAGTTCATAGATCATTGTAATCCCTTTGTCCCCTAATCAATAGCTATCCATGCTATGTGTTAAAATTCACACTTACCCTAACAATTCCCATacaaaaaaatgcaatttgatGACATAATTAATGGAACGAACTCAACAAAGGATCAATCTTAGCCAACTAAAATCTGTAATGACTATGTCTATCTATGCCATGAGTAAAAGTCACACTTATTT from the Populus nigra chromosome 1, ddPopNigr1.1, whole genome shotgun sequence genome contains:
- the LOC133671089 gene encoding uncharacterized protein LOC133671089, with the protein product MEIHSAGNLKQLFWSKGFCCPIAVFEMSTHHGHEELGNLLAQLQGLTSLETLKLSSLLVPDLRSIWKGLVPCNLTTLEVKRCQRVTHVFTNSMIASLIQLKILEISDCEELEQIIAKDNDDENNQILSGSDLQSACFPNLCRLEITACNKLKSLFPVAMASGLKKLRELKVRKSSQLLGVFGQDDHASPVNVEKEMVLPDLQELLLVQLPSISSFSLGCSNFLFPHLKKLEVDGCPKLTTESATTSNDSMSAQLEGFMNLKEIYIGNLEGVQDLMQVGRLVTNKRGGHELSLVSLETLRLNLLPDLRCIWKVLLPSNLTTLKVNDCKRLTHVFTDSMIASLVQLKLLEISACEELEQIVAKDNDDEKDQIFSGSDLQSSCFPNLCRLEITGCNKLKSLFPIAMASGLKKLRKLKVRKSSQLLGVFGQDDHASPANIEKEMVLPDLQELLLVQLPSISSFSLGCSNFLFPHLKKLEVDGCPKLTTESATTSNDSMSAQLEGFMNLKEIYIGNLEGVQDLMQVGRLVTNKRGGHELSLVSLETLRLNLLPDLRCIWKVLLPSNLTTLKVNDCKRLTHVFTDSMIASLVQLKLLEISACEELEQIVAKDNDDEKDQIFSGSDLQSSCFPNLCRLEITGCNKLKSLFPIAMASGLKKLRKLKVRKSSQLLGVFGQDDHASPANIEKEMVLPDLQELLLVQLPSISSFSLGCSNFLFPHLKKLEVDGCPKLTTKFDTTSNGSMSAQSEVSQVAEDASTCCSVPTSTARRWTRRFGWKKEEDEGGHANIV